From Dermochelys coriacea isolate rDerCor1 chromosome 9, rDerCor1.pri.v4, whole genome shotgun sequence, one genomic window encodes:
- the LOC119861595 gene encoding A-kinase anchor protein SPHKAP isoform X6, with amino-acid sequence MAGHSLLTVPSSFESPLMYEVSEHQVSGTDSSESSLGSSVTACKKVLCSNSLLESTDYWLQNQRTPCRIGFVEDKSENKCASVCFVNVDANKDDCSDEHLKQRLMSVSPNLPKLISSMNVQPPKENEIVLLNGLTSGNLQADFEVSQCPWLADVCLVQCARGNRKNSIGCIIFEINKFLIGLELVQERQLQIETNILKPEDDTNCSVSSIEEDFLTASEHLEDENEADEYKNGHENVHVTEPASDIRKHKGKGLEHLHYRKTTLPFALDDNCFNKENLASAKNSADSEDSLNIVAEDSILQTVDKSIQQLQWKNDLAGRVRSSPNTKSLERSLTDNTENSYPVCTSEGVSLTRMAKEERASQCDTIAKQNNKLDTEEHTGERKPHLPLQNEQAMAGQYATNLAESVLQDAFIRLSQSQPTFTKEAAISISVGNSLSSATCTTEDITSRSWNELPKIVIVQSPDSCENTLEWPGSGFPNLCHWSESESSAEISDYLQEENSKGHTQNALEVALACAATVIGTISSPHAAERLKREQEATDSKSKTVDNEEEQIKSSQVLDNCADTEYSFPSALCGMTQVASAVAVCSLGETKEDKYPATSSGLLSAAETSAAITLHCSIAIGSSMEKLNKSIAEALLKEASMILTKPNIYRNVGDFIESINGRIIETATRPRISPLDEVICDELAQNVSNVILRHSMEEVGKKRQLHPGSDNNSDFSTHGMFMETANELLFNVIYFTCKKMREIAQVGDCSPLFSEDKDRWRVTETESHATQTTGTQPSQQAPDHTSEPLSTFYSANAGKDLVNLTNTKKDKEEGVPNTMESATLRSDLLCSVSGHNSLVAKTSPKKRYLKRATRDCYRSPYQSKKDLRSFSDRENTLTVNECRHGVQEQLSSDAIVNTENQSKHKCDAVLNNEVQVSVSLLGNHILLPSQPVLQVKHPRDTYCVTDFAEELAETVVSMATEIAAICLENSNGKQPWFCAWKRGNDYLVTQSLSCRTIKRKKESQPNGSVVRKHRPPRLSEIKRKTDEHPELKERLMNRVVDESINLEDTPESVSIFANEVAAKIMSLTELSMVDNVWQGPNHPRNRLHCERWGRAKGSSCESIPEEDSDSKRSINTLGPMNILSQPGSQTSSVSKQSSCESITDEFSRFMVNQMENEGRGFDLLLDYYAGKNASSILTSALQQVSRKNGHLNVRPSCPSKQSSTESITEEFYRYMLREIEKENKDDASSIRSSKEWSGSLLPPSPRSPFCFRQSSMPDSRLSSSRLTVNAPVKAKSLDGFAHNSHQDSLSVQQVSTVSSSGLCKSDSCLYQRCRTDQVTDMLIHETWASSIESLMRKNKIIGDEAEITDADQFPNDSPLHVEQYANRLAANIVESGKTLIVVHQDSFDYTNRVAEGRSLPSVTQSQSKPTRDRINLDGKKEQLKTHESLQGSHIGSSAFLREVPLIQIETDQREELNKDLEPLTSSIILAGETKEHLNKEKPLAAYSGKHMVSSSMINTNVATRSKPDAEIMVETKTTEDFPNPLNSSDESTGSWSQLVNDEDNPDDTSSYLQLSERSMSELAEEKAFLEEQPENIEVTTFSESTSGLSEETANCQKDLLVINFDLEPECPDAELRTTLQWIAASELGIPTIYFQKTQENRIEKFLDVMRLVHQKSWKVGDIFHAVVQYCKLREESREKTPSLFDWLLEVG; translated from the exons GTTTGCTTTGTGAATGTAGATGCAAACAAAGATGATTGCAGTGATGAGCACTTAAAACAG AGATTGATGAGTGTCTCTCCAAATCTCCCAAAACTTATCAGCTCTATGAATGTACAACCACCAAAAGAAAACGAAATAGTCCTGCTGAATGGATTAACTTCAGGAAACCTTCAGGCTGATTTTGAAGTTTCTCAG TGTCCTTGGCTGGCAGATGTATGTTTGGTTCAATGTGCAAGGGGGAACAGAAAAAACAGCATAGGCTGCATCATCTTTGAAATAAACAAGTTTCTGATTGGACTGGAGCTTGTGCAGGAGAGACAGCTGCAGATAGAAACTAATATCTTAAAGCCTGAGGATGATACAAACTGTTCAGTGTCCTCAATAGAAGAAGATTTTCtcacagcatctgagcaccttgaaGATGAGAATGAGGCTGATGAATATAAAAATG GTCATGAAAATGTACATGTCACAGAACCTGCATCAGATATCAGAAAGCATAAAGGAAAGGGACTTGAGCACCTACATTATAGGAAGACCACGTTGCCATTTGCCCTTGATGACAATTGCTTTAATAAAGAAAACTTAGCTTCTGCTAAAAACTCTGCTGATTCAGAAGACTCACTGAATATTGTAGCTGAAGACAGCATCTTACAAACTGTGGATAAGTCCATCCAGCAACTACAGTGGAAGAATGATTTAGCTGGAAGAGTTAGGTCATCCCCTAACACTAAGAGCCTGGAAAGATCCCTTACAGATAACACTGAAAATTCCTATCCAGTATGCACTTCAGAAGGTGTATCTTTGACCAGAATGGCTAAGGAAGAACGAGCTTCTCAGTGTGACAcaatagcaaaacaaaacaataagctAGACACAGAGGAGCATACGGGTGAAAGGAAACCTCATCTTCCTTTGCAAAATGAGCAAGCAATGGCAGGTCAATATGCTACAAATTTAGCAGAGTCTGTTCTGCAAGATGCATTTATTAGATTGTCCCAATCTCAACCCACTTTTACCAAGGAGGCTGCTATTAGCATCTCTGTAGGAAACTCCTTAAGTTCAGCAACTTGTACAACAGAAGACATAACTTCCCGATCATGGAATGAACTTCCAAAAATTGTCATAGTTCAAAGTCCAGACAGCTGTGAAAATACATTAGAATGGCCTGGGTCTGGTTTCCCAAATCTATGCCATTGGTCTGAATCAGAAAGTTCTGCTGAAATTTCAGATTACCTGCAGGAAGAGAATTCCAAAGGACACACCCAGAATGCACTGGAAGTAGCTTTGGCTTGTGCAGCCACAGTTATTGGAACCATTTCAAGCCCCCACGCTGCAGAAAGACTCAAAAGAGAACAAGAAGCCACCGACTCTAAAAGCAAAACAGTTGATAATGAAGAGGAACAGATAAAATCTTCACAAGTACTTGATAACTGTGCAGATACAGAATATTCATTTCCATCTGCTTTGTGTGGTATGACTCAAGTAGCAAGTGCTGTAGCAGTCTGTAGTCTTGGTGAAACAAAGGAAGATAAATACCCTGCAACTTCAAGTGGACTCTTATCTGCAGCTGAGACTTCTGCAGCTATTACCCTTCATTGTAGTATAGCCATAGGAAGCAGCATGGAGAAGTTGAACAAGAGCATTGCAGAGGCATTGCTCAAAGAGGCATCCATGATTTTGACAAAGCCCAATATATACAGAAATGTAGGGGACTTTATTGAGTCCATAAATGGAAGAATTATTGAAACAGCAACAAGGCCCCGGATTTCACCCTTGGATGAAGTAATTTGCGATGAACTCGCACAAAATGTATCAAATGTTATTCTGCGGCATTCTATGGAAGAGGTTGGGAAGAAAAGACAGCTACATCCTGGTTCAGACAATAACTCAGACTTCAGTACACATGGCATGTTTATGGAGACTGCCAATGAACTGCTTTTTAATGTGATATATTTCACTTGCAAGAAGATGAGAGAGATTGCACAGGTTGGTGACTGTTCACCTCTCTTCTCTGAGGACAAAGACAGATGGAGGGTAACAGAAACAGAAAGCCACGCAACACAGACCACAGGTACTCAACCATCACAGCAAGCCCCAGATCACACCAGTGAACCACTTAGTACTTTTTACAGTGCTAATGCTGGCAAAGATCTTGTAAATTtgacaaatacaaaaaaagataagGAGGAAGGCGTGCCAAATACCATGGAAAGTGCCACACTGCGTTCAGACCTGCTGTGTAGTGTCAGTGGGCATAACTCACTGGTTGCAAAAACATCCCCCAAGAAAAGATAtctgaaaagagccacaagagatTGCTACAGGTCCCCATATCAAAGCAAGAAAGACCTCAGGTCTTTTTCAGACAGAGAAAACACACTTACAGTCAATGAATGCAGACATGGTGTTCAAGAGCAGTTATCGTCTGATGCCATTGTGAACACAGAAAACCAGAGCAAACATAAGTGTGATGCTGTGCTAAATAATGAAGTCCAAGTTAGTGTGTCTTTATTAGGTAATCACATCTTGCTTCCTTCTCAGCCTGTGCTTCAGGTAAAACATCCAAGGGATACATACTGTGTAACAGATTTTGCAGAAGAATTAGCAGAAACCGTGGTCTCCATGGCAACAGAAATAGCTGCCATTTGTCTTGAAAACTCAAATGGTAAGCAACCCTGGTTCTGTGCATGGAAAAGAGGAAATGACTATCTGGTGACGCAGAGTTTATCATGCAGAACtataaaaaggaagaaggaatcGCAGCCCAATGGCTCAGTTGTTAGGAAGCACAGGCCACCTAGATTGAGTGAGATCAAAAGGAAAACAGATGAGCATCCCGAACTAAAGGAAAGACTGATGAACAGAGTAGTGGATGAATCCATCAACCTTGAAGATACTCCAGAGTCTGTCAGTATCTTTGCAAATGAAGTGGCTGCTAAAATTATGAGCCTAACTGAGCTATCCATGGTTGATAATGTCTGGCAGGGTCCAAACCATCCCAGAAACAGATTGCACTGTGAAAGATGGGGCCGTGCCAAGGGGTCCAGCTGTGAGAGCATACCAGAAGAGGATTCAGATTCCAAAAGGTCTATAAATACTTTGggcccaatgaatattttaaGTCAGCCGGGAAGCCAGACTAGTTCTGTCTCTAAGCAGTCTAGTTGTGAAAGTATTACAGATGAATTTTCAAGATTTATGGTGAACCAGATGGAAAATGAAGGGAGAGGGTTTGATTTATTACTGGACTACTATGCAGGAAAAAATGCAAGCAGCATTCTAACTTCTGCCTTGCAACAGGTATCTAGGAAAAACGGCCACCTCAACGTGAGACCAAGCTGCCCATCCAAACAGTCTAGCACAGAAAGCATCACAGAAGAGTTTTATAGGTATATGCtaagggaaatagaaaaggagaatAAAGATGACGCTTCTTCCATCAGGAGTTCAAAGGAGTGGAGTGGCAGCTTGTTACCACCTTCTCCACGATCACCGTTTTGTTTTAGACAATCCTCTATGCCTGACAGCAGATTATCAAGTTCCAGGCTAACAGTGAATGCACCAGTCAAAGCAAAATCTTTAGATGGTTTTGCTCACAACAGCCACCAGGATTCCTTAAGTGTACAACAGGTCAGCACTGtatcttcttcaggtctttgcAAGTCAGACTCATGCCTATACCAAAGATGTAGGACTGACCAGGTGACAGATATGCTGATTCATGAGACATGGGCAAGCTCAATTGAATCTCTAATGCGTAAGAACAAGATTATAGGGGATGAGGCAGAGATTACAGATGCTGATCAATTCCCCAATGATTCCCCACTGCATGTAGAACAATATGCAAACAGACTGGCTGCAAATATTGTTGAAAGTGGGAAAACATTAATTGTCGTCCATCAAGATTCCTTTGACTATACAAACCGGGTAGCAGAAGGTAGATCTCTCCCAAGTGTGACTCAAAGTCAGTCTAAACCCACAAGGGACAGAATAAATTTAGATGGGAAAAAAGAACAACTCAAAACCCATGAGTCCCTCCAGGGAAGCCATATAGGCTCTTCTGCTTTCCTGAGGGAAGTGCCTTTGATTCAGATAGAAACTGATCAAAGAGAAGAGCTGAATAAAGACTTAGAGCCCTTAACTTCTAGTATCATCCTTGCTGGGGAAACAAAGGAGCAtctaaacaaagaaaaacctctAGCAGCATATTCTGGGAAGCACATGGTTTCAAGCTCCATGATAAATACCAA TGTTGCTACTAGAAGCAAACCAGatgctgaaatcatggtggaaacaaaaacaactgaagacTTTCCGAATCCTCTCAACAGCAGCGATGAAAGCACAGGCAGCTGGTCCCAGCTAGTTAATGATGAGGACAATCCTGATGATACAAGTAGCTACTTGCAACTCAGTGAGAGATCCATGAG TGAATTAGCAGAAGAAAAGGCTTTCCTTGAAGAACAGCCAGAGAACATAGAGG TGACTACTTTTTCAGAAAGCACTTCTGGACTATCAGAGGAAACAGCCAATTGTCAAAAAGACCTACTGGTGATAAACTTTGACCTGGAGCCAGAGTGCCCAGATGCAGAGCTACGAACCACTCTTCAATGGATAGCTGCTTCTGAACTTGGAATACCAACCATCTATTTTCAGAAAACTCAGGAAAACAGAATTGAAAAG
- the LOC119861595 gene encoding A-kinase anchor protein SPHKAP isoform X4, protein MAGHSLLTVPSFESPLMYEVSEHQVSGTDSSESSLGSSVTACKKVLCSNSLLESTDYWLQNQRTPCRIGFVEDKSENKCASVCFVNVDANKDDCSDEHLKQRLMSVSPNLPKLISSMNVQPPKENEIVLLNGLTSGNLQADFEVSQCPWLADVCLVQCARGNRKNSIGCIIFEINKFLIGLELVQERQLQIETNILKPEDDTNCSVSSIEEDFLTASEHLEDENEADEYKNGHENVHVTEPASDIRKHKGKGLEHLHYRKTTLPFALDDNCFNKENLASAKNSADSEDSLNIVAEDSILQTVDKSIQQLQWKNDLAGRVRSSPNTKSLERSLTDNTENSYPVCTSEGVSLTRMAKEERASQCDTIAKQNNKLDTEEHTGERKPHLPLQNEQAMAGQYATNLAESVLQDAFIRLSQSQPTFTKEAAISISVGNSLSSATCTTEDITSRSWNELPKIVIVQSPDSCENTLEWPGSGFPNLCHWSESESSAEISDYLQEENSKGHTQNALEVALACAATVIGTISSPHAAERLKREQEATDSKSKTVDNEEEQIKSSQVLDNCADTEYSFPSALCGMTQVASAVAVCSLGETKEDKYPATSSGLLSAAETSAAITLHCSIAIGSSMEKLNKSIAEALLKEASMILTKPNIYRNVGDFIESINGRIIETATRPRISPLDEVICDELAQNVSNVILRHSMEEVGKKRQLHPGSDNNSDFSTHGMFMETANELLFNVIYFTCKKMREIAQVGDCSPLFSEDKDRWRVTETESHATQTTGTQPSQQAPDHTSEPLSTFYSANAGKDLVNLTNTKKDKEEGVPNTMESATLRSDLLCSVSGHNSLVAKTSPKKRYLKRATRDCYRSPYQSKKDLRSFSDRENTLTVNECRHGVQEQLSSDAIVNTENQSKHKCDAVLNNEVQVSVSLLGNHILLPSQPVLQVKHPRDTYCVTDFAEELAETVVSMATEIAAICLENSNGKQPWFCAWKRGNDYLVTQSLSCRTIKRKKESQPNGSVVRKHRPPRLSEIKRKTDEHPELKERLMNRVVDESINLEDTPESVSIFANEVAAKIMSLTELSMVDNVWQGPNHPRNRLHCERWGRAKGSSCESIPEEDSDSKRSINTLGPMNILSQPGSQTSSVSKQSSCESITDEFSRFMVNQMENEGRGFDLLLDYYAGKNASSILTSALQQVSRKNGHLNVRPSCPSKQSSTESITEEFYRYMLREIEKENKDDASSIRSSKEWSGSLLPPSPRSPFCFRQSSMPDSRLSSSRLTVNAPVKAKSLDGFAHNSHQDSLSVQQVSTVSSSGLCKSDSCLYQRCRTDQVTDMLIHETWASSIESLMRKNKIIGDEAEITDADQFPNDSPLHVEQYANRLAANIVESGKTLIVVHQDSFDYTNRVAEGRSLPSVTQSQSKPTRDRINLDGKKEQLKTHESLQGSHIGSSAFLREVPLIQIETDQREELNKDLEPLTSSIILAGETKEHLNKEKPLAAYSGKHMVSSSMINTNVATRSKPDAEIMVETKTTEDFPNPLNSSDESTGSWSQLVNDEDNPDDTSSYLQLSERSMSNGNSSTTSSLGIMDLEIYQENMPSSPMINELAEEKAFLEEQPENIEESTSGLSEETANCQKDLLVINFDLEPECPDAELRTTLQWIAASELGIPTIYFQKTQENRIEKFLDVMRLVHQKSWKVGDIFHAVVQYCKLREESREKTPSLFDWLLEVG, encoded by the exons GTTTGCTTTGTGAATGTAGATGCAAACAAAGATGATTGCAGTGATGAGCACTTAAAACAG AGATTGATGAGTGTCTCTCCAAATCTCCCAAAACTTATCAGCTCTATGAATGTACAACCACCAAAAGAAAACGAAATAGTCCTGCTGAATGGATTAACTTCAGGAAACCTTCAGGCTGATTTTGAAGTTTCTCAG TGTCCTTGGCTGGCAGATGTATGTTTGGTTCAATGTGCAAGGGGGAACAGAAAAAACAGCATAGGCTGCATCATCTTTGAAATAAACAAGTTTCTGATTGGACTGGAGCTTGTGCAGGAGAGACAGCTGCAGATAGAAACTAATATCTTAAAGCCTGAGGATGATACAAACTGTTCAGTGTCCTCAATAGAAGAAGATTTTCtcacagcatctgagcaccttgaaGATGAGAATGAGGCTGATGAATATAAAAATG GTCATGAAAATGTACATGTCACAGAACCTGCATCAGATATCAGAAAGCATAAAGGAAAGGGACTTGAGCACCTACATTATAGGAAGACCACGTTGCCATTTGCCCTTGATGACAATTGCTTTAATAAAGAAAACTTAGCTTCTGCTAAAAACTCTGCTGATTCAGAAGACTCACTGAATATTGTAGCTGAAGACAGCATCTTACAAACTGTGGATAAGTCCATCCAGCAACTACAGTGGAAGAATGATTTAGCTGGAAGAGTTAGGTCATCCCCTAACACTAAGAGCCTGGAAAGATCCCTTACAGATAACACTGAAAATTCCTATCCAGTATGCACTTCAGAAGGTGTATCTTTGACCAGAATGGCTAAGGAAGAACGAGCTTCTCAGTGTGACAcaatagcaaaacaaaacaataagctAGACACAGAGGAGCATACGGGTGAAAGGAAACCTCATCTTCCTTTGCAAAATGAGCAAGCAATGGCAGGTCAATATGCTACAAATTTAGCAGAGTCTGTTCTGCAAGATGCATTTATTAGATTGTCCCAATCTCAACCCACTTTTACCAAGGAGGCTGCTATTAGCATCTCTGTAGGAAACTCCTTAAGTTCAGCAACTTGTACAACAGAAGACATAACTTCCCGATCATGGAATGAACTTCCAAAAATTGTCATAGTTCAAAGTCCAGACAGCTGTGAAAATACATTAGAATGGCCTGGGTCTGGTTTCCCAAATCTATGCCATTGGTCTGAATCAGAAAGTTCTGCTGAAATTTCAGATTACCTGCAGGAAGAGAATTCCAAAGGACACACCCAGAATGCACTGGAAGTAGCTTTGGCTTGTGCAGCCACAGTTATTGGAACCATTTCAAGCCCCCACGCTGCAGAAAGACTCAAAAGAGAACAAGAAGCCACCGACTCTAAAAGCAAAACAGTTGATAATGAAGAGGAACAGATAAAATCTTCACAAGTACTTGATAACTGTGCAGATACAGAATATTCATTTCCATCTGCTTTGTGTGGTATGACTCAAGTAGCAAGTGCTGTAGCAGTCTGTAGTCTTGGTGAAACAAAGGAAGATAAATACCCTGCAACTTCAAGTGGACTCTTATCTGCAGCTGAGACTTCTGCAGCTATTACCCTTCATTGTAGTATAGCCATAGGAAGCAGCATGGAGAAGTTGAACAAGAGCATTGCAGAGGCATTGCTCAAAGAGGCATCCATGATTTTGACAAAGCCCAATATATACAGAAATGTAGGGGACTTTATTGAGTCCATAAATGGAAGAATTATTGAAACAGCAACAAGGCCCCGGATTTCACCCTTGGATGAAGTAATTTGCGATGAACTCGCACAAAATGTATCAAATGTTATTCTGCGGCATTCTATGGAAGAGGTTGGGAAGAAAAGACAGCTACATCCTGGTTCAGACAATAACTCAGACTTCAGTACACATGGCATGTTTATGGAGACTGCCAATGAACTGCTTTTTAATGTGATATATTTCACTTGCAAGAAGATGAGAGAGATTGCACAGGTTGGTGACTGTTCACCTCTCTTCTCTGAGGACAAAGACAGATGGAGGGTAACAGAAACAGAAAGCCACGCAACACAGACCACAGGTACTCAACCATCACAGCAAGCCCCAGATCACACCAGTGAACCACTTAGTACTTTTTACAGTGCTAATGCTGGCAAAGATCTTGTAAATTtgacaaatacaaaaaaagataagGAGGAAGGCGTGCCAAATACCATGGAAAGTGCCACACTGCGTTCAGACCTGCTGTGTAGTGTCAGTGGGCATAACTCACTGGTTGCAAAAACATCCCCCAAGAAAAGATAtctgaaaagagccacaagagatTGCTACAGGTCCCCATATCAAAGCAAGAAAGACCTCAGGTCTTTTTCAGACAGAGAAAACACACTTACAGTCAATGAATGCAGACATGGTGTTCAAGAGCAGTTATCGTCTGATGCCATTGTGAACACAGAAAACCAGAGCAAACATAAGTGTGATGCTGTGCTAAATAATGAAGTCCAAGTTAGTGTGTCTTTATTAGGTAATCACATCTTGCTTCCTTCTCAGCCTGTGCTTCAGGTAAAACATCCAAGGGATACATACTGTGTAACAGATTTTGCAGAAGAATTAGCAGAAACCGTGGTCTCCATGGCAACAGAAATAGCTGCCATTTGTCTTGAAAACTCAAATGGTAAGCAACCCTGGTTCTGTGCATGGAAAAGAGGAAATGACTATCTGGTGACGCAGAGTTTATCATGCAGAACtataaaaaggaagaaggaatcGCAGCCCAATGGCTCAGTTGTTAGGAAGCACAGGCCACCTAGATTGAGTGAGATCAAAAGGAAAACAGATGAGCATCCCGAACTAAAGGAAAGACTGATGAACAGAGTAGTGGATGAATCCATCAACCTTGAAGATACTCCAGAGTCTGTCAGTATCTTTGCAAATGAAGTGGCTGCTAAAATTATGAGCCTAACTGAGCTATCCATGGTTGATAATGTCTGGCAGGGTCCAAACCATCCCAGAAACAGATTGCACTGTGAAAGATGGGGCCGTGCCAAGGGGTCCAGCTGTGAGAGCATACCAGAAGAGGATTCAGATTCCAAAAGGTCTATAAATACTTTGggcccaatgaatattttaaGTCAGCCGGGAAGCCAGACTAGTTCTGTCTCTAAGCAGTCTAGTTGTGAAAGTATTACAGATGAATTTTCAAGATTTATGGTGAACCAGATGGAAAATGAAGGGAGAGGGTTTGATTTATTACTGGACTACTATGCAGGAAAAAATGCAAGCAGCATTCTAACTTCTGCCTTGCAACAGGTATCTAGGAAAAACGGCCACCTCAACGTGAGACCAAGCTGCCCATCCAAACAGTCTAGCACAGAAAGCATCACAGAAGAGTTTTATAGGTATATGCtaagggaaatagaaaaggagaatAAAGATGACGCTTCTTCCATCAGGAGTTCAAAGGAGTGGAGTGGCAGCTTGTTACCACCTTCTCCACGATCACCGTTTTGTTTTAGACAATCCTCTATGCCTGACAGCAGATTATCAAGTTCCAGGCTAACAGTGAATGCACCAGTCAAAGCAAAATCTTTAGATGGTTTTGCTCACAACAGCCACCAGGATTCCTTAAGTGTACAACAGGTCAGCACTGtatcttcttcaggtctttgcAAGTCAGACTCATGCCTATACCAAAGATGTAGGACTGACCAGGTGACAGATATGCTGATTCATGAGACATGGGCAAGCTCAATTGAATCTCTAATGCGTAAGAACAAGATTATAGGGGATGAGGCAGAGATTACAGATGCTGATCAATTCCCCAATGATTCCCCACTGCATGTAGAACAATATGCAAACAGACTGGCTGCAAATATTGTTGAAAGTGGGAAAACATTAATTGTCGTCCATCAAGATTCCTTTGACTATACAAACCGGGTAGCAGAAGGTAGATCTCTCCCAAGTGTGACTCAAAGTCAGTCTAAACCCACAAGGGACAGAATAAATTTAGATGGGAAAAAAGAACAACTCAAAACCCATGAGTCCCTCCAGGGAAGCCATATAGGCTCTTCTGCTTTCCTGAGGGAAGTGCCTTTGATTCAGATAGAAACTGATCAAAGAGAAGAGCTGAATAAAGACTTAGAGCCCTTAACTTCTAGTATCATCCTTGCTGGGGAAACAAAGGAGCAtctaaacaaagaaaaacctctAGCAGCATATTCTGGGAAGCACATGGTTTCAAGCTCCATGATAAATACCAA TGTTGCTACTAGAAGCAAACCAGatgctgaaatcatggtggaaacaaaaacaactgaagacTTTCCGAATCCTCTCAACAGCAGCGATGAAAGCACAGGCAGCTGGTCCCAGCTAGTTAATGATGAGGACAATCCTGATGATACAAGTAGCTACTTGCAACTCAGTGAGAGATCCATGAG CAATGGCAACAGCAGTACCACTAGCAGTCTTGGCATTATGGACCTGGAAATTTATCAGGAAAACATGCCCTCTTCTCCTATGATTAA TGAATTAGCAGAAGAAAAGGCTTTCCTTGAAGAACAGCCAGAGAACATAGAGG AAAGCACTTCTGGACTATCAGAGGAAACAGCCAATTGTCAAAAAGACCTACTGGTGATAAACTTTGACCTGGAGCCAGAGTGCCCAGATGCAGAGCTACGAACCACTCTTCAATGGATAGCTGCTTCTGAACTTGGAATACCAACCATCTATTTTCAGAAAACTCAGGAAAACAGAATTGAAAAG